A single region of the Montipora capricornis isolate CH-2021 chromosome 13, ASM3666992v2, whole genome shotgun sequence genome encodes:
- the LOC138030879 gene encoding uncharacterized protein, whose protein sequence is MMYADDCQLYILIKRSNRRVALDQLELCIDDVLRWNTQNGLKCNPSNTEVIHFYSRYMPSDSISHLRVGTGFIEPVNEVRDLGITLDSTLTLRTHINNICLSGSLSLHELSKIRKFLSQKDTERVVHAFISSTLDYCNGLFYGLPSSEIQKLQRLQNAAARLITRTKKSDHITPVLVNLHWLPIEHRVIFKLLLYTYKALHGLAPDYLANLLTLYKPVLSAPSVPQGPTI, encoded by the coding sequence atgatgtatgctgatgattgcCAGCTCTATATCCTAATAAAACGGAGCAATCGTCGGGTTGCCTTAGATCAGCTTGAACTTTGCATTGATGATGTTCTACGTTGGAACACTCAGAACGGACTTAAATGCAACCCATCTAATACTGAAGTCATTCACTTCTACTCTCGCTATATGCCCAGTGACAGCATCTCACACCTCAGAGTCGGCACTGGTTTTATCGAACCAGTAAATGAAGTGAGAGATCTTGGCATCACTCTAGACTCTACCCTCACTCTTCGCACCCACATCAATAACATATGTCTCTCTGGCTCATTATCTTTACACGAACTCagcaaaatcaggaaatttttatctcagaaagaCACCGAAAGGGTcgttcatgcctttatttcctctACACTGGACTATTGCAATGGTTTGTTTTACGGCTTGCCCTCTTCTGAAATACAGAaacttcaaagactacaaaacgCGGCCGCCCGACTTATTACgcgaacaaaaaaatctgatcaTATTACTCCAGTCCTTGTCAATCTGCACTGGCTCCCTATAGAACATCGtgttatcttcaagcttcttctCTATACCTATAAAGCACTTCATGGTCTGGCCCCTGATTACTTGGCAAATCTGTTAACTTTGTATAAACCTGTCCTGTCCGCACCCTCCGTTCCTCAAGGTCCAACAATCTGA